A genomic stretch from Dissulfuribacter thermophilus includes:
- a CDS encoding transposase: protein MSAYSKGIVSSRKIAQCCRENVIFMALSADTRPHFTTIANFISSLDQEVVQLFRDILLVCDEMGLVGKEMFALDGCKLPSNASKEWSGTRADFEKKCKKLEHAIQAMIDNHRELDLKETDHELISREKKYIESLKKQVKKIRDWMDNNDDKPGRGGGIRKSNIPRLCILNALERDFF, encoded by the coding sequence TTGTCTGCATATTCTAAAGGAATAGTTTCCAGCAGGAAAATAGCCCAGTGTTGTCGAGAGAATGTAATCTTCATGGCCCTATCTGCTGATACAAGACCTCATTTTACCACCATAGCCAATTTCATCTCTTCACTGGATCAAGAAGTGGTCCAGTTGTTCCGTGACATTCTCCTTGTATGTGACGAGATGGGACTAGTGGGTAAAGAGATGTTTGCACTGGATGGGTGCAAACTTCCATCCAATGCATCAAAAGAGTGGAGCGGTACCAGGGCTGACTTTGAGAAGAAGTGTAAGAAGTTGGAACATGCCATCCAGGCCATGATAGACAACCACAGGGAACTGGACCTGAAAGAGACAGACCATGAGCTTATCTCTCGTGAGAAAAAGTACATAGAAAGCCTTAAAAAGCAGGTAAAGAAGATAAGGGACTGGATGGATAACAATGATGACAAGCCAGGCAGAGGTGGAGGAATAAGGAAGAGCAATATACCCAGATTATGCATTTTAAATGCCTTAGAAAGGGATTTTTTCTGA
- a CDS encoding response regulator transcription factor, with protein sequence MKDSGRVLLVGRNKKNLELLTDFLEKNGIDAFGVQDLTEASSVSGKGVSLVLVDVSGYARSIWTFLNELLEKKLPFLVIYPPEAKGRATAPVGSSAVLTKPLNPKVLLSVVKNLLGDLEP encoded by the coding sequence ATGAAAGACAGCGGAAGGGTCCTTTTGGTTGGGAGAAACAAAAAGAATCTAGAATTATTAACGGACTTTTTGGAAAAAAACGGGATTGATGCCTTTGGCGTACAGGACTTGACAGAAGCCTCATCTGTATCTGGAAAGGGGGTTTCATTGGTACTAGTGGATGTAAGCGGATATGCCCGTTCAATCTGGACATTCTTAAACGAGCTATTGGAGAAAAAACTCCCCTTTCTAGTCATCTACCCACCAGAGGCAAAGGGTAGGGCTACCGCTCCCGTTGGATCCAGCGCCGTACTCACAAAGCCCCTTAACCCAAAGGTTCTCCTTTCAGTTGTAAAGAATCTCCTTGGGGATCTTGAGCCATGA
- a CDS encoding Mth938-like domain-containing protein, whose protein sequence is MIIESYSFGRMTIQGHTYTSDLKIIRGEIHPNWWRKEGHSLCLEDIKDITEAMPKLLIVGLGAYGVMKIPSTVMEELNSLGIECRAFPTAEAVKVFNQLFKELGKDQVSGAFHLTC, encoded by the coding sequence ATGATCATCGAATCTTATAGCTTTGGAAGAATGACGATTCAAGGCCACACCTATACCAGTGACCTGAAGATAATAAGAGGGGAAATACACCCCAATTGGTGGCGAAAAGAAGGCCATAGTCTATGCCTTGAGGACATAAAAGACATCACTGAAGCAATGCCCAAGCTTCTCATAGTGGGCTTAGGGGCATATGGAGTTATGAAGATTCCATCCACGGTTATGGAAGAGCTCAATTCTCTTGGAATTGAATGTCGCGCTTTTCCCACCGCTGAAGCAGTAAAGGTCTTTAATCAACTCTTTAAGGAACTCGGCAAAGATCAGGTTTCAGGAGCGTTTCACCTGACGTGCTAA
- a CDS encoding molybdopterin dinucleotide binding domain-containing protein yields MKVSRRNLLKGIGAAGALGVFSAGYKGPLQYITRGWWAGERPRNALSGNAPEPEFRVDSKTGKVIVNPDQYVANTVCVGCTSLCGVRVRVDKKTGRVLRVTGNPYHVLAASPALPYETPIIESYLSISRYRNSGLRYRATACGRGNAVLDKLYDPYRIRTPLKRVGPRGSGRWKPISFEQLVREVVEGGDLFGEGQVDGLRAIRDLENPIDPEAPELGPRANQLAFIAGFHEGRLPLAKRFIMSSFGSINFTEHGGNCGLSMRTGYAALLGDWDKYPHLKPDFRNTRFLLSIGTAPANAGNPFQHQGKLVAEGRSDGDLTYVVVDPVLTNTNSLTTGKRSRWIPINPGTDGALVMGMIRWILEKRRYNAAFLSQPGARAAENAGEASWSNATHLVVGDPTDEDYGRFLPAHRLGLADANRHDVFTVIDKASGRPVAHDNASSPAVLFYKGTVVDMSGRSVAVKSSLQLLLEEAQRHSLDEYSAACGTPVETIIGLAEEFTSYGRHAVADCHGGTMHSNGFYTAYAIVMLNALIGNLNWKGGTSVGGGRYAAVSRGPRYNMVDFPGKVKARGVRISRRGFRYEDTTEFKRKKREGRSPYPAEAPWYPLSHSLQSEYIPSALNAYPYSIKAIIFWNTNPLYGQAGLYDRCKKDLADPKKVPLIISIDPFINETSAFADYIVPDTVLYETWGDTGPWGGYLTRANSVRWPAIDPSVDKTPAGDPICMESFLIAVAKRMNLPGFGDSVISDANGDLYPLNHPEDWHLRVAANIAFDAEPVPDAPDEELIMTGVDRIWDKIKAVLKPEERRKVAYVLARGGRFEGEDHAYDGDWLTHRYDKPVQIYNEKLGTSRNSLTGKRFIGTPTWIPPVFADETPLESVYKPEEWPFKTVSTKSQLMSSGVIGTPKLEEIHPNNAIIIHVDDAMDLGIRSGDRVRLTSPGGSVEGIASVRRGIQRGAIGIEHGYGHWGLGARKEQIGNKVWRGSGLRAAGVANNRLGISDPVRKGISTLGDFVIGSNARQGIPVKVEKV; encoded by the coding sequence ATGAAAGTATCCAGACGTAATCTTTTAAAGGGCATAGGGGCAGCTGGTGCCCTGGGTGTCTTCAGCGCCGGCTACAAGGGACCACTGCAATATATCACCAGAGGTTGGTGGGCCGGTGAAAGGCCTCGTAACGCTCTCAGCGGAAATGCCCCTGAACCGGAATTTCGGGTGGATAGTAAGACCGGAAAGGTCATTGTCAATCCAGATCAGTATGTTGCCAACACTGTCTGCGTTGGATGTACAAGCCTGTGTGGCGTTAGGGTGCGGGTGGATAAAAAGACCGGGAGGGTCCTGAGGGTAACAGGCAATCCGTATCATGTCCTTGCGGCATCTCCTGCTCTCCCCTATGAGACTCCAATAATAGAAAGTTACCTCTCTATTAGCAGGTATCGTAACAGTGGGCTCAGGTATCGTGCCACTGCCTGCGGCCGGGGAAATGCGGTGTTGGATAAACTCTATGACCCGTACCGTATCCGGACGCCGCTCAAACGCGTAGGCCCAAGGGGCAGTGGTCGCTGGAAACCCATTTCATTCGAACAACTAGTAAGGGAAGTAGTAGAGGGTGGAGACCTCTTTGGTGAAGGCCAGGTAGATGGCCTGCGGGCCATACGCGACCTGGAAAACCCCATAGACCCGGAGGCCCCTGAACTGGGCCCCAGAGCCAACCAACTGGCGTTCATAGCGGGCTTTCACGAAGGGCGTCTGCCCCTTGCCAAGCGTTTCATCATGTCCTCCTTTGGCAGTATCAACTTTACCGAACATGGGGGCAACTGTGGTCTGAGCATGCGGACCGGTTATGCTGCCCTGCTTGGAGACTGGGACAAGTATCCTCATCTGAAACCCGATTTTCGGAATACTCGCTTTCTCTTGAGCATAGGCACGGCCCCAGCCAACGCTGGAAATCCCTTTCAGCACCAGGGCAAACTGGTCGCCGAGGGACGTAGTGACGGTGATCTCACCTACGTAGTCGTGGACCCGGTGCTGACGAATACCAACAGTTTGACCACAGGGAAACGCAGTCGCTGGATACCTATCAATCCGGGCACGGATGGGGCGTTGGTTATGGGCATGATAAGGTGGATACTGGAAAAACGGCGCTACAATGCCGCCTTTCTAAGCCAACCGGGTGCCAGGGCTGCAGAAAATGCTGGTGAGGCGAGTTGGAGTAATGCCACCCACCTGGTCGTGGGGGATCCAACTGATGAGGACTACGGTAGATTTCTGCCAGCTCATCGGCTCGGGTTGGCTGATGCGAACAGACACGACGTCTTTACGGTCATTGATAAGGCAAGCGGAAGGCCCGTGGCCCATGACAATGCCTCTTCTCCGGCCGTGCTTTTTTATAAGGGCACTGTGGTGGATATGTCGGGTCGGTCTGTGGCAGTAAAGAGCAGTCTCCAACTCCTATTGGAAGAGGCGCAAAGGCACAGTCTGGACGAATACAGTGCTGCCTGCGGTACCCCGGTGGAGACGATCATTGGCCTGGCAGAGGAATTCACATCATACGGACGCCATGCTGTAGCAGACTGTCACGGAGGCACCATGCACAGCAACGGTTTTTACACTGCCTATGCCATCGTGATGCTCAATGCCCTGATAGGAAATCTTAACTGGAAGGGTGGCACCAGTGTGGGCGGAGGCCGCTACGCAGCAGTGAGTCGAGGTCCACGTTATAATATGGTGGACTTCCCAGGTAAGGTAAAGGCACGGGGCGTACGGATTAGCCGCCGAGGCTTCCGTTATGAGGACACCACTGAGTTCAAGCGAAAAAAGCGGGAGGGTCGCTCTCCATATCCGGCCGAGGCCCCATGGTATCCATTGTCTCACAGCCTCCAGTCTGAATATATTCCGTCGGCTTTAAACGCCTATCCGTATTCCATAAAGGCCATTATTTTCTGGAATACCAATCCGCTATACGGCCAGGCTGGTTTATACGACCGTTGCAAAAAAGACCTTGCCGATCCCAAAAAGGTACCTCTGATCATTTCCATAGACCCGTTTATCAACGAGACCAGCGCCTTTGCTGACTATATTGTACCCGACACCGTACTTTATGAAACCTGGGGGGATACCGGACCATGGGGTGGATATTTGACCAGGGCCAATTCTGTTCGCTGGCCAGCTATTGACCCTTCAGTGGACAAGACCCCGGCGGGTGACCCGATCTGTATGGAGAGCTTTCTCATTGCCGTGGCGAAACGAATGAATCTGCCCGGATTTGGCGACAGTGTCATTTCTGATGCCAACGGCGACCTTTATCCTCTGAATCATCCAGAGGACTGGCATCTGCGCGTGGCAGCCAATATCGCTTTTGACGCCGAACCCGTGCCAGATGCACCGGACGAGGAACTTATCATGACCGGCGTGGACCGCATCTGGGATAAGATCAAGGCAGTACTTAAGCCAGAAGAACGTCGTAAGGTGGCATATGTGTTGGCCCGTGGCGGTCGCTTTGAAGGCGAGGATCATGCCTATGATGGCGATTGGTTGACGCACCGCTACGACAAACCAGTGCAGATTTACAACGAGAAATTGGGCACATCGCGCAATAGTCTAACTGGAAAGCGTTTTATCGGTACACCTACTTGGATACCTCCTGTATTCGCGGACGAGACACCTCTTGAGTCAGTTTACAAGCCTGAGGAATGGCCATTTAAGACCGTCTCTACCAAGTCGCAATTGATGTCATCTGGGGTCATTGGCACGCCGAAGCTAGAAGAGATTCATCCAAATAACGCTATCATTATTCATGTAGATGATGCCATGGATTTGGGTATTCGTAGCGGAGATAGGGTGCGGCTCACCAGTCCTGGTGGCAGCGTGGAGGGCATCGCTTCAGTGCGGCGGGGCATTCAACGCGGCGCCATTGGTATTGAGCATGGCTATGGTCACTGGGGATTGGGAGCACGCAAAGAGCAGATCGGAAACAAGGTCTGGCGTGGCAGTGGACTTCGTGCAGCAGGTGTCGCCAACAATCGTCTAGGTATCAGCGATCCTGTCCGCAAGGGCATCTCGACCCTCGGTGACTTTGTTATTGGTTCTAATGCCCGTCAGGGGATACCTGTGAAGGTGGAAAAGGTATGA
- the nrfD gene encoding NrfD/PsrC family molybdoenzyme membrane anchor subunit gives MLKMQMQIFEIINVTREIVWGIGDTHYFFMIGASAGALFLASLYHVFRIERYRDSASTGLVVALSLGLAAPLNLIVNLYQPGRFYSFLYHTHVTSPMSWGTFILSFYLLSLIIYSWCVFRKKSFEINRWTGAVALLSAIVVITYTGVEVAAVRAVPLWHSIMVPILYLCTSLVSAIGLTVLVWRAEGGMKDKSSGKALGNLLLWSLLAVFFLQIVWIVVEIGFGTRDARIAGQYLLREHWIAFLVSGMGVTVVLPALLLVPVRLRQAARGLVPASLLAVLGAWLFRWNVVVTGQEVPKTSAGFYHYFPAITGHDSITEVVANMAFAFFLLIVLTWLVPVGRDNRIKHTEIEES, from the coding sequence ATGTTAAAAATGCAGATGCAAATCTTTGAAATCATAAATGTGACCCGTGAAATAGTCTGGGGTATCGGCGACACGCACTACTTCTTCATGATAGGGGCCAGTGCGGGAGCCCTTTTTCTAGCCTCGCTGTATCACGTCTTTCGTATTGAACGATACAGAGATTCTGCTTCTACTGGGTTGGTTGTAGCCCTGTCACTGGGACTGGCTGCCCCTCTGAACCTTATTGTCAACCTCTATCAGCCGGGTCGTTTCTATTCATTTCTCTATCACACCCATGTCACCTCACCCATGTCATGGGGGACATTCATCCTCTCGTTTTACCTGCTCTCGCTTATCATCTATTCGTGGTGTGTCTTTCGCAAGAAGAGTTTTGAAATCAACCGATGGACAGGAGCGGTGGCGCTTCTTTCCGCCATAGTAGTCATAACCTATACCGGGGTTGAAGTAGCCGCTGTCAGGGCTGTTCCTCTCTGGCATTCGATAATGGTCCCTATTCTGTATCTTTGCACCTCGCTTGTCAGCGCCATCGGGCTGACTGTGCTGGTTTGGCGGGCCGAAGGCGGGATGAAGGACAAAAGCTCTGGAAAGGCCTTGGGTAATCTCTTGCTCTGGTCCCTGCTGGCCGTTTTCTTTTTGCAGATTGTCTGGATCGTTGTGGAAATCGGATTCGGCACTCGTGACGCCCGCATAGCTGGTCAGTATCTCCTTCGCGAGCACTGGATCGCCTTTCTGGTCTCAGGGATGGGCGTGACTGTTGTCTTGCCCGCATTACTGCTTGTTCCAGTTCGGCTGCGGCAGGCGGCAAGAGGCCTTGTGCCGGCATCTCTTCTGGCAGTGCTAGGCGCCTGGTTGTTCCGCTGGAATGTGGTGGTAACCGGGCAGGAAGTCCCAAAAACGTCGGCTGGATTTTACCATTATTTTCCGGCGATTACGGGCCACGATAGCATAACAGAGGTCGTGGCCAATATGGCCTTTGCCTTTTTTCTACTCATTGTCCTGACCTGGCTTGTCCCGGTTGGAAGAGATAACAGGATAAAACACACGGAAATAGAAGAATCATGA
- the mnmE gene encoding tRNA uridine-5-carboxymethylaminomethyl(34) synthesis GTPase MnmE, which translates to MSLLEREKDTICAIATPVGPGGIGIVRISGADASKILKNVFKPKRNITDFESHRLYYGHVQDPHSHEIIDECMAVLMRAPHSYTREDVVELQSHSGHAVLKRILDLAIAQGARLAEPGEFTKRAFINGRIDLAQAEALMDLINAQTEEERRLAVSTLMGKEDSETERIRNVLLELLAHLEVAIDFPDEDVEILDEGHLASRLENDVLTPIRQLIQSYEQGRILREGALVVFGGRPNVGKSSIFNAILGMGRVIVSPIPGTTRDIIEEAVDIEGLRIVLVDTAGIRAKEKVGEDTGVDIVEAQGIELSLSRLKDANLVLVVFDLSEDLKDEDFEVFSYLPEDAPFLVVFNKADLVDDPEGRFKKMEEVLASMFPSYANKRGSILVSAQTGLGLKELKKALFKAIIGEEGSTLKRHGFIPNLRQKECLERAFAFAERAKEGLDKGRPLEVVAMDVRDVLRAFEEVTGRGIEGDLLDKIFSNFCLGK; encoded by the coding sequence TTGTCCCTGCTTGAGAGGGAAAAGGACACAATCTGCGCTATTGCAACTCCGGTTGGTCCTGGCGGTATAGGGATTGTCAGGATAAGCGGGGCAGATGCATCCAAAATCCTGAAAAACGTCTTCAAACCTAAGAGAAATATAACGGATTTTGAATCCCATAGGCTTTACTATGGACACGTCCAGGATCCTCATTCCCATGAGATCATAGATGAGTGCATGGCCGTTCTCATGCGTGCCCCGCATAGTTACACCAGGGAAGACGTGGTGGAACTCCAGAGTCACAGCGGCCATGCAGTCCTAAAGCGGATCCTAGACCTTGCCATAGCCCAGGGGGCAAGACTTGCAGAACCAGGTGAGTTCACCAAAAGGGCATTTATAAATGGAAGGATAGACCTTGCCCAGGCAGAGGCCCTGATGGACCTCATTAATGCCCAGACAGAGGAAGAAAGAAGGCTGGCTGTCTCCACCCTCATGGGAAAGGAGGATTCTGAGACTGAGAGGATTCGAAACGTACTCCTAGAACTTCTCGCCCACCTGGAGGTGGCCATTGATTTTCCAGATGAAGACGTAGAAATTCTAGACGAAGGGCATTTGGCCTCAAGGCTGGAAAACGATGTCCTTACTCCAATAAGACAGCTTATTCAATCATATGAGCAGGGTCGAATCCTCAGAGAAGGTGCCCTCGTGGTCTTTGGCGGAAGACCAAATGTGGGAAAATCCAGTATATTCAATGCAATCCTTGGAATGGGCCGCGTTATAGTAAGCCCTATCCCAGGTACCACAAGGGATATTATTGAAGAGGCGGTGGATATCGAGGGGCTTAGGATTGTACTTGTAGATACAGCCGGTATAAGGGCAAAGGAAAAGGTGGGTGAGGATACAGGTGTAGACATAGTTGAGGCCCAGGGGATTGAGCTTTCTTTGAGCAGGCTAAAGGATGCCAATCTTGTATTGGTAGTGTTCGACCTTTCTGAAGACTTAAAAGATGAGGACTTTGAGGTCTTCTCTTATCTACCGGAAGATGCGCCATTTCTCGTGGTATTTAACAAGGCCGATCTTGTAGATGATCCAGAGGGCCGTTTTAAGAAAATGGAAGAGGTCCTGGCATCAATGTTCCCGTCTTATGCAAATAAGAGAGGTTCTATTCTAGTCTCAGCTCAGACTGGTCTTGGACTAAAGGAACTTAAAAAGGCCCTTTTTAAGGCAATTATTGGGGAAGAGGGATCGACTTTAAAGAGGCATGGATTTATCCCCAATCTCAGGCAGAAGGAGTGCCTAGAAAGGGCATTTGCCTTTGCAGAGAGGGCAAAGGAGGGCCTTGATAAGGGAAGGCCCCTTGAAGTGGTTGCAATGGACGTTAGAGACGTCCTAAGGGCCTTTGAGGAGGTAACGGGTAGAGGCATTGAAGGGGATCTTTTAGATAAGATTTTTTCCAACTTTTGCCTTGGGAAATAG
- a CDS encoding GGDEF domain-containing protein produces the protein MKVLLSVKNKKNLELLVNWISTKYQVAVMEKPEDIGKEFDLLIVDGQVFEEHRELIKSRKEAEGPVFLPVLLVTNREKVRYITNQLWVTLDEIILTPIEKVELAARIEILLRARRLSLETQLMALTDPLTGIHNRRHFFVVAEREMQKLRRKSRSAACLLIDIDHFKAVNDVHGHLIGDQVLIAVAQRIKSCVRDFDLLARFGGEEFVLFLVETDLPGAIKVAERVRKEVAKSPIRVKSGEEIPITVSIGVSAYDGDDLDVEGLVEQADIALYHAKRTGRNRVMTA, from the coding sequence ATGAAGGTACTTTTGAGCGTAAAAAATAAAAAGAATCTCGAGCTCCTGGTCAACTGGATCAGCACAAAGTACCAGGTGGCTGTTATGGAGAAACCCGAGGACATCGGAAAAGAATTTGACCTTCTCATCGTGGATGGCCAAGTATTCGAAGAACACCGCGAGCTCATAAAATCCAGGAAGGAGGCCGAGGGTCCAGTTTTTTTACCGGTCCTCCTGGTTACAAACCGAGAAAAGGTCCGATACATCACAAATCAGCTCTGGGTCACCCTTGATGAGATCATACTCACCCCTATAGAAAAGGTAGAGCTTGCAGCAAGAATCGAAATACTCCTCAGAGCAAGGCGCCTGAGCCTTGAGACTCAGCTCATGGCCCTTACAGATCCCCTAACAGGGATCCACAACCGTCGCCACTTTTTCGTTGTTGCAGAACGAGAGATGCAAAAGCTCAGGCGCAAGAGCCGAAGTGCCGCTTGTCTCCTAATAGACATAGACCACTTTAAGGCAGTAAACGACGTCCATGGCCATCTCATAGGGGATCAGGTGCTCATTGCAGTGGCCCAGAGAATAAAGTCCTGTGTCCGTGACTTTGACCTCCTTGCAAGGTTCGGTGGAGAAGAATTCGTTCTCTTTCTGGTAGAGACCGACCTTCCTGGAGCCATTAAGGTGGCAGAGCGTGTCAGAAAAGAGGTGGCAAAAAGCCCCATAAGGGTGAAGAGCGGTGAAGAGATCCCAATAACCGTAAGTATTGGGGTTAGTGCCTACGACGGAGACGACCTGGATGTAGAAGGCCTGGTGGAACAGGCAGACATAGCCCTCTACCATGCAAAGCGAACTGGAAGAAACAGAGTAATGACAGCATAA
- a CDS encoding integron integrase codes for MKHKLRLKRRSYRTEQAYLAWIDRFKLFSKKPVDEISGTDVQDFLTYLVVEKRIAGSTQNQALHALVFLFRHVLDREIEPYIDAVRAKERRRLPVVLTKTEVQLVLNNLKGVYGLIGRIMYGGGLRLNEAIRLRVKDIDEERRIINVREGKGGKDRITLLPEAILEDLKSHLKTVKKLYKSDRQNSIAGVKMPDALERKYPEAGKEWAWFWIFPSQRLSVDPLSLVIRRHHINPTGVQRSFKQALKSSGITKNATVHTLRHSFATHLLEDGYDIRTVQELLGHKSVQTTMIYTHVAKKNILGVRSPLDN; via the coding sequence ATGAAACATAAATTGCGCCTTAAAAGGAGATCATATAGGACTGAACAGGCCTATTTAGCATGGATTGATAGGTTTAAGCTTTTTTCGAAGAAACCAGTAGATGAAATTAGCGGCACAGATGTTCAGGACTTCCTCACCTATTTAGTTGTTGAAAAAAGAATTGCAGGTTCCACCCAAAACCAGGCATTGCATGCCCTTGTATTCCTCTTCCGCCATGTTCTCGATAGGGAAATCGAACCATATATCGATGCGGTTAGAGCAAAAGAAAGGCGTAGGCTACCGGTGGTATTAACAAAGACCGAAGTGCAATTGGTCCTCAATAATTTGAAAGGGGTTTACGGCCTTATTGGAAGGATCATGTATGGAGGGGGCCTTAGGCTCAATGAAGCGATTAGATTAAGGGTTAAAGATATTGACGAAGAAAGACGGATTATAAATGTTAGGGAAGGGAAGGGGGGTAAAGACAGAATCACGTTGCTCCCAGAAGCCATTTTGGAAGATTTGAAATCTCACCTTAAAACTGTAAAAAAACTATATAAAAGCGATAGGCAGAACAGTATTGCTGGAGTAAAAATGCCTGATGCCCTAGAACGAAAATACCCTGAGGCCGGCAAGGAATGGGCGTGGTTCTGGATCTTTCCATCTCAAAGGCTTTCTGTCGACCCTCTTTCGCTTGTTATTAGAAGACACCATATTAATCCTACTGGCGTCCAACGTTCTTTCAAACAGGCACTAAAATCCTCTGGAATTACAAAGAATGCAACAGTACATACGCTCAGACACAGCTTTGCCACCCATCTCCTAGAGGATGGTTATGACATCCGAACGGTTCAGGAACTCCTTGGGCACAAAAGCGTTCAGACAACGATGATTTACACTCATGTGGCAAAAAAGAATATTTTAGGAGTAAGAAGCCCCTTAGACAATTGA
- a CDS encoding inositol monophosphatase family protein encodes MAKRSDYASFLDSLTKGAGKILRELFGTGVGVRHKGEIDLVTEADTRSEEYLLKRIEKEDPQAKVLSEEFHSAYEEAKHGDVGPDLGDCWIIDPLDGTTNFAHGFPWFAVSLCRYEAGRPAAGAVYLPMQDELFLAEAGKGAFLNGAPIKVSKENILQNALFATGFPYDIHQAPTLVMEALKVMITRVQGVRRAGAAAIDMAYVACGRFDGFWEQKLKPWDTAAGMLICEEAGGRVSTFSLKSYNPFVPEVLATNGKVHEAAAQILKDYSILEQEKALRPKPRNPVPTVDIIIRIGSEENIVLIERKNPPHGWALPGGFVDYGESLEEAAKREAFEETGLRVQLKGQFRTYSDPTRDLRLHTISTVFIADAEGDPKGGDDAKNARIFNIKELPSPLCFDHDKILKDYKESIC; translated from the coding sequence ATGGCAAAGCGCTCGGATTATGCCTCTTTTCTGGATTCGCTTACAAAGGGTGCAGGCAAGATCCTTAGAGAACTATTCGGTACCGGAGTGGGTGTTAGACACAAGGGAGAGATAGACCTTGTTACAGAGGCAGATACAAGGAGCGAGGAGTATCTCCTCAAAAGGATCGAAAAGGAAGATCCCCAGGCAAAGGTCTTGAGCGAGGAATTTCACAGTGCCTATGAAGAAGCGAAACATGGAGATGTGGGCCCTGACCTAGGGGACTGTTGGATAATCGATCCCCTTGACGGAACCACTAATTTTGCCCATGGATTTCCGTGGTTCGCAGTGTCTCTTTGCAGATACGAGGCTGGACGTCCGGCAGCCGGCGCGGTTTATCTACCAATGCAAGACGAGCTCTTTTTGGCAGAGGCAGGAAAAGGTGCTTTTCTCAATGGTGCACCAATAAAGGTTTCAAAGGAAAATATCCTTCAAAATGCGCTGTTTGCCACAGGTTTTCCCTACGATATCCATCAGGCCCCAACTCTTGTCATGGAGGCGCTTAAGGTCATGATAACAAGGGTCCAGGGTGTGAGGAGAGCCGGGGCCGCAGCCATTGATATGGCATATGTTGCCTGTGGAAGATTTGACGGTTTTTGGGAACAAAAGCTAAAGCCATGGGATACTGCGGCAGGAATGCTCATTTGTGAAGAGGCAGGCGGTAGGGTTTCTACCTTTTCCCTCAAATCCTATAATCCCTTTGTTCCAGAGGTCCTTGCTACTAATGGCAAAGTTCATGAGGCTGCTGCTCAGATCCTCAAGGATTACTCCATTCTTGAGCAAGAAAAGGCTTTGAGGCCGAAGCCGAGGAATCCTGTCCCCACAGTGGACATAATTATAAGGATCGGCAGTGAGGAAAACATAGTGTTGATTGAGCGAAAGAATCCCCCTCATGGATGGGCGTTACCTGGGGGATTTGTGGACTATGGCGAGAGCCTCGAAGAGGCTGCAAAGAGAGAGGCCTTTGAAGAGACAGGACTCAGGGTTCAGCTCAAGGGCCAGTTTCGTACCTATTCTGATCCAACAAGGGATTTACGTCTGCACACCATATCTACTGTGTTTATCGCAGATGCCGAAGGAGATCCAAAAGGTGGAGATGACGCCAAGAATGCGAGGATTTTTAATATAAAGGAGCTTCCTTCACCTCTATGTTTTGATCATGACAAGATCTTAAAGGACTATAAAGAGAGCATTTGTTAG
- a CDS encoding transposase yields the protein MLSSDKDIFKKAKLTADAGFHTKKNMEMVFSQGIDAYIADRHFRKRDPRFRDRNRFKQIARKERKSRWFTSRDFIFDMEQQICICPAWKHLYVKNKNFVTRNGYKAIAFMGKKTECRVCKLRERCLRYPDRTEIRQVHFFMARRIVQAAPS from the coding sequence GTGCTGTCTTCTGATAAAGATATTTTTAAAAAAGCAAAGTTGACTGCTGATGCTGGATTTCACACAAAGAAGAACATGGAGATGGTCTTCAGCCAGGGGATAGACGCCTATATAGCAGACAGACATTTTCGCAAACGAGATCCCAGGTTCAGGGATCGAAATCGTTTCAAACAAATAGCTCGAAAGGAGAGAAAATCCCGCTGGTTCACGTCCAGAGATTTTATTTTTGATATGGAGCAACAGATCTGTATTTGTCCTGCCTGGAAACATCTTTATGTAAAGAACAAGAATTTTGTAACTAGAAATGGTTACAAGGCCATAGCCTTTATGGGTAAAAAGACCGAATGCAGGGTCTGTAAGCTTCGTGAGCGATGTCTGCGATATCCAGACAGGACCGAGATTCGGCAGGTACACTTTTTTATGGCAAGGAGAATAGTGCAGGCAGCACCTTCATAG